A single window of Sporosarcina sp. FSL W7-1349 DNA harbors:
- a CDS encoding ABC transporter ATP-binding protein translates to MVESNDKKSLQNLNGPVTNDNLFVVNNVKKYFKLKKGIFSKEQQYIKAVDDVSFAIRKGETLGIVGESGSGKSTLGRLLIRLHEATAGEVFFEGKEITAMSKHEFRNLRKDMQIIFQDPFGSLNPRMKVQELISEPFDIHTSLTKKEKEDRVIELLNKVGLDPEKRFNYPHELSGGQRQRVGIARAIALEPKFILADEAVSALDVSVQAQVINLLKELQKELQLTYLFIAHGLNVVRHISDRIAVMYLGKIVEIAETDELFRQPLHPYTAALLSTNPIANPKKRREKIILSGEIPSPANPPAGCRFHTRCPIAQEICKTKVPELSGVPEGRQVACHFPLVEQHNII, encoded by the coding sequence GTGGTCGAAAGCAATGACAAAAAGTCTTTGCAAAATTTGAATGGACCAGTAACCAACGATAACCTTTTCGTTGTAAATAACGTTAAAAAGTATTTTAAATTGAAAAAAGGGATTTTTTCAAAGGAACAACAGTACATCAAAGCGGTTGATGACGTTTCTTTTGCTATTAGGAAAGGGGAGACCCTTGGTATTGTAGGTGAATCGGGATCTGGCAAGTCAACCTTAGGCAGATTATTAATCCGACTTCATGAGGCAACGGCAGGAGAGGTCTTCTTTGAAGGCAAAGAGATTACGGCAATGTCGAAACATGAGTTTCGAAACTTACGTAAGGATATGCAAATTATTTTCCAAGACCCATTTGGTTCATTAAACCCAAGGATGAAAGTCCAGGAATTAATTTCCGAACCTTTCGATATTCATACTTCTTTGACGAAGAAAGAAAAAGAAGACAGAGTGATTGAGCTCTTAAATAAAGTAGGTTTGGATCCGGAGAAACGCTTTAATTATCCTCATGAGTTATCGGGAGGGCAGAGGCAACGAGTCGGGATTGCGCGGGCCATCGCACTGGAACCCAAATTCATATTAGCTGATGAAGCGGTTTCCGCCTTAGATGTCTCGGTCCAAGCACAGGTAATTAATTTACTTAAAGAATTGCAAAAAGAGCTGCAGCTAACCTATTTATTCATTGCGCATGGGTTAAATGTAGTCAGACATATATCTGACCGAATCGCCGTTATGTATCTTGGTAAAATCGTGGAGATAGCAGAAACAGATGAGTTGTTTAGGCAGCCATTGCACCCATACACGGCAGCGCTTTTATCAACTAATCCAATCGCTAATCCTAAGAAGAGAAGAGAGAAAATTATTTTGTCAGGCGAAATTCCATCTCCAGCAAATCCTCCTGCAGGCTGCAGGTTTCATACTAGATGTCCAATCGCTCAGGAGATTTGTAAAACGAAAGTGCCCGAGCTGTCGGGGGTACCAGAAGGAAGGCAGGTGGCTTGTCACTTCCCGCTAGTCGAGCAACATAACATAATTTAG
- a CDS encoding dipeptidase, with translation MQNAKEKYGVKAKPTYDGYKSYQYLDAGVDYKEYELAKEIARVEPYVYEVSDEQEKLVQKIIEDEYIVSLHEHTFITPANIDSIFEFRRQGRDWTGYEGLSVSGLDIVFENYMDGTAFITSNAGWKWNDVLHDLGTRYSDFAHQDMVIRAERIDDLYRAKKEGKIAFVTSLESATQIENEIDRVDVLYGFGVRVMGIAYSEANALGSGLREKNDSGLTVFGHKVVERMNKLGMTIDVSHCGDQTARDVIAASNKPIFITHVGARALWDISRLKPDDVLKACAEKGGVIGIEAAPHTTLTHNHPDHSIESVMEHFEYVVNLCGIDHVAFGLDTLYGDHVGLHHAFAGALSIKSAHAGPQFEEVEYVKGLENPTEAYQNVIRWLVKHGYSQEDIRKVMGRNVLRVLEETWAK, from the coding sequence ATGCAAAATGCTAAAGAGAAATACGGAGTAAAGGCAAAACCAACATACGATGGATATAAATCCTATCAATATTTGGACGCAGGAGTAGATTACAAAGAATATGAGCTGGCAAAAGAAATTGCACGTGTTGAGCCATACGTATATGAAGTATCAGATGAACAAGAGAAGCTGGTACAAAAGATCATTGAGGATGAATACATTGTTTCTCTGCACGAACACACTTTTATAACTCCGGCTAACATTGATTCGATCTTTGAATTTCGTCGTCAAGGAAGAGACTGGACAGGCTATGAAGGGTTGAGTGTTTCAGGACTGGATATCGTCTTTGAAAATTATATGGACGGCACTGCGTTCATAACTTCCAATGCAGGATGGAAGTGGAATGATGTACTTCATGATCTTGGAACGCGCTATAGTGATTTTGCCCATCAAGATATGGTAATCCGTGCTGAAAGAATCGATGATTTATACCGGGCTAAAAAAGAAGGAAAAATCGCGTTTGTCACTTCACTGGAATCGGCAACACAAATAGAGAATGAAATTGACCGCGTTGACGTGCTTTATGGATTTGGTGTTCGAGTGATGGGAATTGCCTATTCCGAAGCAAATGCACTAGGCTCGGGACTACGGGAAAAGAATGATTCGGGTCTGACTGTGTTTGGCCATAAAGTCGTTGAGCGAATGAATAAATTAGGAATGACAATTGATGTGTCCCATTGTGGAGATCAGACTGCAAGAGATGTAATTGCCGCAAGTAACAAACCTATTTTCATAACACATGTTGGTGCACGCGCATTATGGGATATTTCACGTTTAAAGCCGGATGATGTGCTAAAAGCTTGTGCAGAAAAAGGCGGAGTAATTGGTATTGAGGCTGCACCGCATACAACTTTGACGCATAATCATCCAGACCATTCCATTGAGTCCGTAATGGAACACTTCGAATATGTTGTTAATCTTTGCGGAATTGATCACGTAGCATTTGGTTTGGATACATTGTATGGAGATCATGTAGGATTGCATCATGCTTTTGCAGGAGCACTTTCCATCAAATCAGCGCATGCAGGTCCACAGTTTGAAGAGGTAGAGTATGTGAAAGGTCTTGAAAATCCTACGGAAGCGTATCAAAATGTCATCCGTTGGTTAGTAAAGCATGGATATAGCCAAGAAGACATCCGCAAGGTGATGGGACGAAATGTTCTTCGGGTTTTAGAAGAAACATGGGCGAAATAA
- a CDS encoding ABC transporter ATP-binding protein, producing the protein MSLLTVNDLTISFNRDDKEITPVDRVSFQVNKGETVCLVGESGSGKSVTSLSIMRLIEFDNGKISEGDILFEGRSILNNTKEEMRLMRGKDIAMIFQEPMTALNPVVPIGNQLVESILLHKKIDKKSAKLRAVELLELVGISDAARRFSQYPHELSGGMRQRVMIAMALSCDPKLLIADEPTTALDVTIEAQILKLLNDLKDKLKMSIIFITHDMGVAAEIADRIVVMYAGKVVEDAEVFSIFEQPLHPYTEGLLRSIPSTESDRNQPLLSIKGSIPALANMPTGCRFHPRCEYATEKCFEEEPPLMPVGQHRVACWNYERLLENQKGCE; encoded by the coding sequence ATGAGTCTTCTAACGGTAAATGATTTAACGATTAGTTTTAATAGGGATGATAAAGAGATCACTCCGGTGGATCGGGTATCATTTCAAGTTAATAAAGGTGAGACCGTGTGTTTAGTAGGTGAATCAGGCAGTGGTAAAAGTGTAACGAGCCTATCTATTATGCGGTTAATAGAATTTGACAATGGCAAAATTAGCGAAGGGGATATTCTTTTTGAGGGAAGGTCTATCTTAAATAATACAAAAGAAGAAATGAGATTAATGCGAGGGAAGGATATCGCTATGATCTTTCAAGAGCCAATGACAGCTTTGAACCCCGTAGTTCCTATTGGCAATCAACTAGTTGAGTCTATCCTGTTGCATAAAAAAATAGATAAAAAAAGTGCAAAACTGCGTGCGGTCGAACTACTGGAATTGGTTGGAATTTCAGATGCTGCCCGTAGATTTTCCCAATATCCTCACGAGTTATCGGGAGGGATGAGGCAGCGGGTCATGATCGCAATGGCCTTGTCCTGTGATCCCAAGTTGCTGATTGCAGATGAGCCAACTACTGCTCTAGACGTCACGATTGAAGCTCAAATTTTAAAACTACTGAATGACCTGAAGGACAAATTAAAAATGTCCATCATATTCATTACTCACGACATGGGGGTTGCTGCAGAAATTGCCGATCGGATTGTTGTTATGTATGCAGGAAAAGTTGTAGAGGATGCAGAGGTGTTTTCCATTTTTGAACAACCTTTGCATCCATATACGGAAGGGTTGTTACGATCCATTCCTAGTACCGAAAGCGATCGCAACCAACCACTTCTTTCTATTAAGGGCTCTATTCCTGCATTGGCTAATATGCCAACCGGTTGTCGTTTTCACCCGCGTTGTGAGTATGCAACTGAGAAGTGCTTTGAGGAAGAACCTCCTTTGATGCCAGTTGGACAGCATCGGGTAGCTTGTTGGAACTATGAACGTCTACTGGAAAATCAGAAAGGATGTGAGTAG
- a CDS encoding urea transporter: MKNKSFVNRFHIMTVSLKGISQVILIENAVTGAIILLAIMISSFSLGVIAMLSAMIGTLLGKLGGADEESVNQGLFGFNSVLTGMALYLFLTGPYHWILSLIGAFLAAIVTAAFMHVMKNTGIPVLTFPFVVLTLFTLLVSYRLSAVHTSNALVPQSLWQWKLDITGPFNLKEGIFTGIGQVFFLDYTLSGVLLFVAVFWAGWRIGLYAFLGNAGALLTALILGAERSLIFVGLYGYNGILTAIAVAVVFNTSKQRLSYVTGIIAACLTVPIAASIHSWLLPFGLPPLTMPFVLSTWIFLSARKVLPNL, encoded by the coding sequence TTGAAAAACAAATCATTCGTCAATCGGTTTCATATTATGACAGTGTCCCTGAAAGGGATCTCACAAGTCATTTTGATAGAAAATGCCGTTACGGGAGCTATCATTCTGCTTGCCATTATGATATCTTCCTTTTCTTTAGGAGTCATTGCTATGCTATCGGCAATGATTGGCACATTATTAGGCAAATTGGGCGGTGCTGATGAAGAGAGTGTTAATCAAGGGCTATTTGGTTTTAACTCTGTGCTTACAGGTATGGCTCTTTACTTGTTTTTAACTGGTCCATACCATTGGATCCTTAGTCTGATCGGCGCCTTTCTTGCTGCCATCGTAACTGCCGCATTTATGCATGTGATGAAAAATACGGGCATACCGGTTCTAACATTCCCTTTTGTTGTATTAACTTTGTTTACCTTGCTCGTTTCTTATCGTTTAAGTGCAGTACATACGAGTAACGCACTCGTTCCTCAAAGTTTATGGCAATGGAAATTAGATATTACGGGGCCGTTTAATTTGAAAGAAGGTATCTTTACCGGGATTGGACAAGTATTTTTTCTCGATTATACATTATCCGGAGTCCTGCTTTTTGTTGCTGTTTTTTGGGCTGGTTGGCGAATTGGTCTTTATGCTTTTTTAGGGAATGCAGGAGCTTTATTAACAGCTTTAATACTAGGAGCAGAACGCTCATTAATATTTGTAGGATTGTACGGCTACAATGGTATTTTAACTGCCATCGCAGTAGCAGTCGTATTTAATACGAGCAAACAGCGCCTTTCTTATGTTACGGGAATCATTGCTGCGTGTTTGACCGTTCCAATCGCAGCGAGTATTCATTCGTGGCTTCTGCCTTTTGGTCTACCTCCATTAACCATGCCCTTTGTCTTAAGCACATGGATATTTCTTAGCGCAAGGAAAGTACTACCTAATTTATAA
- a CDS encoding helix-turn-helix domain-containing protein — protein sequence MENVYKRIRELRVKAGKTLKELGEETNLTASFLSQVERGNSSLAIGSLKKIADALQVHISYFFDEMDDEQFVLDPETQERVKTNNLETEYIRLNGKFPQRSLAPFLLRLAPYQKKTQTFQYAGEEFYYVLKGAVIFTIDEKEHYVKQGQCIHFPAHLEHYGENPLNEVTELLAVVTPVIF from the coding sequence ATGGAAAATGTATATAAACGAATTAGGGAACTGCGTGTTAAAGCCGGAAAAACATTAAAAGAGCTAGGGGAAGAGACAAATTTAACAGCGAGCTTCCTTTCGCAAGTTGAGCGAGGGAATTCCTCATTAGCCATTGGATCATTAAAGAAAATTGCAGACGCACTCCAAGTCCATATCTCTTATTTCTTTGATGAGATGGATGACGAACAGTTTGTCTTAGATCCTGAAACTCAAGAACGAGTCAAAACAAATAATTTAGAAACAGAATATATACGTTTAAATGGCAAATTTCCTCAGCGTTCCCTTGCCCCATTTTTACTTAGGCTGGCCCCATATCAAAAGAAAACACAAACTTTTCAGTATGCAGGAGAAGAATTTTATTATGTTTTAAAAGGGGCTGTTATTTTTACGATTGATGAGAAAGAGCACTATGTAAAGCAAGGTCAATGTATCCACTTCCCAGCTCATTTGGAGCATTACGGAGAAAATCCGTTAAATGAGGTGACTGAACTTCTCGCTGTCGTTACGCCGGTCATTTTTTAA